The genomic DNA gaacaaaAACTGTGAAGAGAGagaaatctgacagtggaaatAAGGTAAGTTATGTTTTATAGCTATAGCTTCTTCCCTTGAAATTTAATCTGCACAATGTGATTATTTTATATGTGATGAAAGCTACAATTTGGTCGCACGGTTTATACACTGGAAGCGATTGTAAATCGTATGGCCTTAACCGTGACCTAACTTTTCGCTGAGTGACAATACAACAACCGATATGGCGGCCAGTATGAAACAGCAGCCCCCTCACCCCGACCCCCTAAAAATCACAGACTTTATTCTTTATTCCTTCAGTGTGGATAATTCGTGCTCTGAACTTTAGAGAGGGTTGATGTTTTTACGTATCGTATTATGTTTAACGTGTGAAGTTACGAAAATGTTCCAAAATAAGCGTACGCTATCGAGTACTGGTTTGAAAAAAGGCCCATATCAGTTATATGTTCGTCACCAAAGATATATGACATAAATAGTAACTCCTCCCCTATCGATTCCCTGTAGAAACTCacgcaaaatcaaatatttaactTCGACGTTGCTATATCCCTGACCTTGATGTAAAACTGGTTTTACTTGTCataattatttaacagtttgaagGAGACGGAAACGCCTATCAAGAAATAGAGTTCGAGCAAGTGCAAGAGGTTCGTCATTGTTACCATTAACTTTCAAATCTGTTATTACAAGAATATTTCGAATGATTTCTCGTCAATGGCGTCCACCCTACGACAAAAAGGTTGAAAATGTAGAATCTCAATACTAATAGCATGTAATCTTTGTTTTACTAATATCATTTAGTAATATCATATcggagggctctgatgtaaattacaatattgttctactgtaatcagattaccctctttaaatagagtatagaaataataataataataataataataataatataaataataataataataataataataataataataataataataataataataaataattgaaGCGGGTTGTAAACTTTCCATGATTGGTTCAAGgttcattattatcattatctAAATATCCCTATTGATCAAATGGTGCAGACAGCAAAATCGTCTCGAAACCTGACAACTGTGGCACTTGTTTGACGGTAATTTGCATTCAAAGTGCGAGGCAAAGAACTCGATAGTTGGCCAACAATATGATCGTCTTGAATTCAACAGCCTAACGCCTACTCAAGCATTGAACCTAACCCCGTCCCGGAGCGTCCGAATTCCTACGGCGATTTCGAGTACGAGATGCCCATCGAAGTGCTCCTCGAGTTTCCGAAAGAAAACGTCCATCACAAGAGTATCATCGGCGAAGGTACATTTGGAAAAGTTGCCAGAGCCGAAGCATGGAAACTAGCAGGCAAGGAGGGTCCGACAATAGTAGCCTTGAAGACTCTCAAAGGTAATGTGTaccaaatgttaaaaaatgtaacTAATATACCTCTTTACGACACCCTGTAAATATTAATGGAAGTTTTAGGCAtagaaatattatcaaataatggttttgatttttattgattgatcgattgatcgatctattgagagagagagagagagagagagagagagagagagagagagagagagagagagagagagagagagagagagagagatttacattttcatgtatCAGGTGATCCCAGCATATCTCATATCATATACACCGTGAAATCATATTCTAACATAAAATAACTTCAACTTCACGTTAATAACTTTATAACTTTTGTTTCTCTAATTCGTTGGCTAGATAACGCTACCGGAGAAGACAAAAAAAGTCTGCTTGATGAATTTGAATTACTCAAACATATTGGTCGACACAAACACATCTTGTCATTGGTTGGATGTTGTACCAAAACAGGTTAGTGTGGCTTCCAACGTCACAAAGACACCCCACTGGCACCCTCACccccacctctctctctctctctctctctctctctctctctctctctctctctctctctctctctctctctctctcttctcatACATTACAACTTTATTGAACATCAGTGCGTCATTTTTAGGCATTCGATGTAAATCCATAAACGTCTGAGGCGTCCATTATCTAAGCATAGCCATAGGCAGACGAAATATGctgatttttcataattctctGAGCATTAGTCTTTAACAATTTACTTCTGTCGTCGACTGTTTTTCAGCAtttcgttttcttttgtttgtactTTTACTGTAGATGAAATTTACATGCTTTTTGAGTACATGGAACTTGGCAACTTGCAGGATTATTTGAGAAAATCTCGTAACTGTATTGCGACCGAATACCTGGAAGCTGGAGAAACGTCCCCCATCCTGACTAGCGGTGATCTTATCATCTTTGCTGGACAAGTCGCAAGTGGAATGGAGTACCTGTCATCGAAAGAAGGTAAGCCATCTCTATGTAAATATTAGATCCTATTTGACGTTGGATATAACTACCGCCTACCCGTGTGTTCTGTTAAGCGCTTTGAACAATATCGTCACAAATGTTTTCGAAAAGCAATATGAAAGAAAAGACGCGAACAAATCTACCGTGGCGGTTATGCCGTGATTTGGACATTCAAAATGTGCAGAGGCAAGCATATTACAGGACAATTAAAGCTTATGGATACTTAAATATTCCTGCCATAAAAAGCAAAATTAACCAGCTGAAAGTATTCACTGAATAATacagatgagagagagagagagagagagagagaggaggagagagagagagagagagagagagagagagaggagagagagagagagagaactaaagataaaaaaataatgagagtGACGTTATCAACAGGCCGCTGCAAAGAAATCTTGATCCCGGTGAATATTCATCTGCAATGTGATTTAAATCCTTCTACTAGATTGAACGTGGTCGATTTTACCTGCACATATACTACTGTGCTAAAATATGACTATCTGTTCTACACAGTGCGTTCACGGAGATCTCGCAGCTAGGAATGTTATGTTAAATGGCGGAAGAATTTGTAAAGTGACAAACTTTGGACGAGATTTACGaagtcataataatgtcaaagaGGTGAGTGACAAAAAAATCTgcacaatgtatgtatgtatgtatgtatgtatgtatgtatgtatgtatgtatgtatgtatgtatgtatgtatgtatgtatgtatgtatgtatgtatgtatgtatgtatgtatgtatgtatgtatgtatgtatgtatgtatgtatgtatgtatgtatgtatgtatgtatgtatgtatgtatgtatgtatgtatgtatgtatgtatgtatgtatgtatgtatgtatgtatgtatgtatgtagtcaTAATAATGTCATAGAGGTGTGATGTCATGAAAtctgacatatatgtatgtatgtatgtatgtatgtatgtatgtatgtatgtatgtatgtatgtatgtatgtatgtatgcatgcatgcatgcatgcatgcatgcatgcatgcatgatgtatgtatgtatgtatgtatgtatgtatgtatgtatgtatgtatgtatgtatgtatgtatgtatgtatgtatgtatgtatgtatgtatgtttgtatgtcatATATGTCATAGTAGGTGAGTGACAAAAAAATCTGCAcaatattgtatgtatgtatgtatgtatgtatgtatgtatgtatgtatgtatgtatgtatgtatgtatgtatgtatgtatgtatgtatgtatgtatgtatgtatgtatgtatgtatgtatgtatgtatgtatgtatgtatgtatgtatgtatgtatgtatgtatgtatgtatgtatgtatgtatgtatgtatgtcatataATGTCAAGTAGGTGATGAcaaaaaatctgcaaatatatgtatgtatgtatgtatgtatgtatgtatgtatgtatgtatgtatgtatgtagtatgtatgtatgtatgcatgcatgcatgcatgcatgcatgcatgcatgtatgtatgtatgtatgtatgtatgtatgtatgtatgtatgtatgtatgtatgtatgtatgtatgtatgtatgtatgtatgtatgtatgtatgtttgtagtCATAATATGTCATAGAGGTGAGTGACAAAAAATctgcacatatatgtatgtatgtatgtatgtatgtatgtatgtatgtatgtatgtatgtatgtatgtatgtatgtatgtatgtatgtatgtatgtatgtatgtatgtatgtatgtatgtatgtatgtatgtatgtatgtatgtatgtatgtatgcatgcatgcatgcatgcatgtatgtatgtatgtatgtatgtatgtatgtatgtatgtatgtatgtatgtatgtatgtatgtatgtatgtatgtatgtatgtatgtatgtatgtatgtatgcatgcatgcatgcatgcattctgcatgcatgcatgcatgcatgcatgcatgcatgcatgtcatgcatgtatgtatgtatgtatgtatgtatgtatgtatgtatgtatgtatgtatgtatgtatgtatgtgtgtatgtatgtatgtatgtatgtatgtatgtatgtatgtatgtatgtatgtatgtatgtatgtatgtatgtatgtatgtatgtatgtatgtatgtatgtatgtatgtatgtatgtatgtatgtatgtatgtatgtatgtatgtatgtatgtatgtatgtatgtatgtatgtatgtatgtatgtatgtatgtatgtatgtatgtatgtatgtatgtatgtatgtatgtatgtgtgtgtgtgtgtatgtatgtatgtgtgtatgtttgggtatggtgtatgtatgtatgtgtgtatgtatgtatgtatgtatgtatgtatgtatgtatgtaggtaggtaggtatgtatgttgTAATAATGTATGTTACTCAAGTtttatgcatcctgcaatcatcagacagaatataatatatatatatatatatatatatatatatatatatatatatatatatatatatatatatatatatatatatatatatatatatatgattcaaTGTTTTAAGCTTCTGATATTGCTTACATATTTGAGCAGTTCTGTAAGTAAACCGTGTTTCTGTGTTTTCATCATAGGGTTCCCAACGTATACGTGGATGGCACCAGAAGCAATCCAGGCGTctgaattttcaacaaagagTGATGTTTGGTCATTTGGCATCGTTATGTGGGAGATAGTCACAATAGGTAGGTCTCAACAATAATGTTCCTGTTTCAATAATACATTTGCAACACCTTTACGTATTACGTTTAGTTGGCTTTCAATACATCGATCATTTATTGTCGGACATGATATTGACCATAAGCGTTCAGcatgtctttgttaaaatgtatacagtcacctgtaatctaaatatgcccatatatggtcaaggaGGTGTTTCTTCGTATTCAAAATgcgggtgctgtttttaaaaagtggccacccgcttaaaatctgtgattggttagattttctcttatcatggtaactgtggcaaaattggaacaggtgacagtatacctttaaactcgTTTTAAGTTTAAACAAACGCTTTTATGTCACATGCCAAGTCTAGTGCTGTATGctaaaattgtgtttgtttgtacttATTTTCTGTTGTAACACACATTGCAGGACATACGCCTTACCCAAGAATGTCTGATAATGAGGTAAAAGCATATCTGAAGCAAGGGGGTAGGATGAAAAAGCCCGCGTACTGCGATGGGGACCTGTGAGTTTGAATAACACTACTTTTCTAaaagaaatatacatgtatttctgcgTAGTTCTTTAGCAAATGTCGGTGGTCCTATGTAGAATGACCAAAGAATGAGGACGAAATCTCAACCAatatatttcttcatttttctGCATGTGGTGTGGTAACATAATTCAATCCGTTCTGTGGCGTGCTTATACTTCACGCGATTGGTTTGTACGTCCTCTTATGAACATCTGCCTGTTAACTAATCTTCTCTAGATACCTCCTTGTGATGAAATGTTGGTCCGAAAAACCGAAACGGAGGCCGAAGTTCAAGGAGATTGCTAGCGAACTGGAAGAATTGGAACTGGACAAAGAGGTAACTGTTAACTCTCGACATGCCGACTTAATACTTCTTACTGTAACACACTCACCCAAAAGAAGGTAAACGTATGAACTGTGTAACCGGTTATCATTCAAATATCTGTGTGTGTATTTTGTTCCtgaatttgtttgttatttgtttttcgTAGGTTTACATCGACATCAAGGGTGCTTATGAAGAGAAGATTACAACTACGGAGTAGAGAAACATCCCGATGATTTGAGACTAGACGATTCAAGTATAACTCAAGCACTAACTTTGTAACGCTCTGCTTAGCATTGAGCACTGCAATTTCCCACGAGAACATCTCtatacttcgagatatattatatatatataatatatatatatatatatatatatatatatatatatatattatatatatatatatatacttacagttcatttaattttgtttagttACTCAGAGAAAACGTTAAATTGAACTTATTTTGTACATTAATAATGAGAGGGAAAGTCTTACGTCAGTGTGTTGAGAATATAGATCATATGCTCACGTACATTATAAAGAGGTTCAAGGTTGTTGTTTTACTTCAGGTCAGTCCTGTAATGTTTTTAGTCTCAATTACATTTTACTTATGTCAAATAGAAGGCTTCACCAGTGAGTCCTAGTGGATATTTGCATTATACACCAGTTTACAATTTCTGACACGGATCTatactttaaaattattttcgcGATGA from Ptychodera flava strain L36383 unplaced genomic scaffold, AS_Pfla_20210202 Scaffold_32__1_contigs__length_2955704_pilon, whole genome shotgun sequence includes the following:
- the LOC139127495 gene encoding tyrosine-protein kinase receptor Tie-1-like; this encodes MSDNEVKAYLKQGGRMKKPAYCDGDLYLLVMKCWSEKPKRRPKFKEIASELEELELDKEVYIDIKGAYEEKITTTE
- the LOC139127465 gene encoding fibroblast growth factor receptor 2-like, whose product is MHRANTFYDGDRGYGKNTTILDVQYKPEINLQQSQIRVKEQASVTLACTVDSNPTSEDHKWTFDGQVISSELIHTIDRANRSDADISVVNVQGPESAVVEGAQSTIACTVTDGIPDPYSITLYHINETVNEVQTIENRWVKNHTFDLGVVQRWNNGSYYCVANTSFADGTIESARSKNTELHVHYRPAITNRKMRRSLSPQGHLTPSSSSSGGSPVAIALPCGIVFVAVSVVVLGIVIRRRRRRTKTVKREKSDSGNKFEGDGNAYQEIEFEQVQEPNAYSSIEPNPVPERPNSYGDFEYEMPIEVLLEFPKENVHHKSIIGEGTFGKVARAEAWKLAGKEGPTIVALKTLKDNATGEDKKSLLDEFELLKHIGRHKHILSLVGCCTKTDEIYMLFEYMELGNLQDYLRKSRNCIATEYLEAGETSPILTSGDLIIFAGQVASGMEYLSSKEGFPTYTWMAPEAIQASEFSTKSDVWSFGIVMWEIVTIGRSQQ